One window from the genome of Macaca fascicularis isolate 582-1 chromosome 7, T2T-MFA8v1.1 encodes:
- the SIX6 gene encoding homeobox protein SIX6: protein MFQLPILNFSPQQVAGVCETLEESGDVERLGRFLWSLPVAPAACEALNKNESVLRARAIVAFHGGNYRELYHILENHKFTKESHAKLQALWLEAHYQEAEKLRGRPLGPVDKYRVRKKFPLPRTIWDGEQKTHCFKERTRHLLREWYLQDPYPNPSKKRELAQATGLTPTQVGNWFKNRRQRDRAAAAKNRLQQQVLSQGSGRALRAEGDGTSEVLGVAASPAASLSSKAATSAISITSSDSECDI from the exons ATGTTCCAGCTACCCATCTTGAATTTCAGCCCCCAGCAAGTGGCCGGGGTATGCGAGACCCTGGAAGAGAGCGGCGATGTGGAGCGCCTGGGTCGCTTCCTCTGGTCGCTGCCCGTGGCCCCTGCGGCCTGCGAGGCCCTCAACAAGAATGAGTCGGTGCTGCGCGCACGAGCTATCGTGGCCTTTCACGGTGGCAACTACCGCGAGCTCTACCATATCCTGGAAAACCACAAGTTCACCAAGGAGTCGCACGCCAAGCTGCAGGCGCTCTGGCTTGAAGCACactatcaggaggctgagaagttgcGTGGAAGGCCCCTGGGGCCGGTGGACAAGTACCGAGTAAGGAAGAAGTTCCCGCTGCCGCGCACCATTTGGGACGGCGAACAGAAGACACACTGCTTCAAGGAGCGCACGCGGCACCTGCTACGCGAGTGGTACCTGCAGGATCCATACCCTAACCCCAGCAAAAAGCGTGAGCTCGCCCAGGCAACCGGACTGACTCCCACGCAGGTGGGCAACTGGTTCAAAAACCGCCGACAAAGGGACCGAGCGGCTGCAGCCAAGAACAG ACTCCAGCAGCAGGTCCTGTCACAGGGTTCCGGGCGGGCACTACGGGCGGAGGGCGACGGCACGTCAGAGGTGCTCGGCGTCGCCGCCAGCCCGGCCGCCAGTCTATCCAGCAAGGCGGCCACTTCAGCCATCTCCATCACGTCCAGCGACAGCGAGTGCGACATCTGA